In Juglans microcarpa x Juglans regia isolate MS1-56 chromosome 8D, Jm3101_v1.0, whole genome shotgun sequence, the following are encoded in one genomic region:
- the LOC121242129 gene encoding homeobox protein knotted-1-like 1, translated as MEVMSNCREKGEKEEVLGGEDEILKKRISSHPSYGQLVEAHLGCLKVGAMVKFDRNHIRDQIKQQENNPSSLGMASSSTTRSELDHFMEAYCLALRKLKVAMEEPQQTSMAFINDMHSQLQELMMTSTGHPVVSAEPATSNTTTTASSSSGHE; from the exons ATGGAGGTCATGAGTAACTGCagggagaaaggagagaaagaagaagtaTTAGGAGGAGAGGATGAGATCCTCAAGAAGAGAATCTCTAGCCATCCTTCTTATGGCCAGTTGGTTGAGGCTCACTTGGGCTGTTTAaag GTTGGAGCCATGGTGAAATTTGACAGAAATCACATTAGGGATCAGATCAAGCAACAAGAAAACAACCCCAGCTCCCTGGGCATGgctagtagtagtactactcgATCTGAGCTAGATCACTTCATG GAAGCATATTGCTTAGCTTTGCGAAAGCTGAAAGTAGCAATGGAGGAACCCCAACAAACATCCATGGCTTTCATCAACGACATGCATTCACAACTTCAGGAGCTCATGATGACAAGCACTGGACATCCTGTAGTATCTGCTGAACCTGCCACCAGTAATACTACTACtacagcttcttcttcttctggtcATGAATga